The Oryza brachyantha chromosome 6, ObraRS2, whole genome shotgun sequence region ttcgggaataatcagagtccgtgtaatttaattttatctgttaattagagttagtttggattttttcttcatctctaaggttgttagagtccgatcgggacttgtgtgttagagatagaatctatctaggagtttattatttctttttatctattagaagttGTATGTCATGTCCAACATAGcctagcctcaacccgagggtataaatatgtatgtccggcgtcattgtttttatctacacatcaattagatcaacttctttcggcgcatcgccaccctcttgtccgaggttttcaatttcggcggaacttggcacctgaggCAGGGCtacatcgcttcgatctccggcgaaggggtaagtccatcgttccgccgggccacggtaatcatttggctagattagaactgtctcggttcagtctgatcttctaatctagttgtgcgattactagttatcgtatcagtttcaacttagatcagtttcatgttttgagttgatctagtcgaccactttgggcgatctacgtgggtttgatatttgctgtttgacatattcaatctagtactgccTCGGATAGGTCcaatctagtagattgcgtttgtccgatggtttatatcagatcgatgtattttgttcattgttttatcgaagtaccagccgataagttaccagtcatcggtTCATTAACTTGTTAGCAATCTAAATCtttttagtatctatcctgacattgctaggtttaatcttcaACTGtatcggttgggtccgatcttctatgattattcttagcaatctgggctagatattttatagatcttggttgtttgacCACCGTCAATAGCTGATGATTTTTGgtgatctacatgcttatcatatttaaataatagagtagccgattgccttactgcattatttttataccaatcagctagatttagttagatcggcaatCATTTATGTTGTATCGGCTTGTGAGAATCATAcgtaaattggttttagccgatcgcaacacatgattcatcgtttattccaagtaattcgtcggtttatttattagccttatcgatcttcatgtttcctataatcatatcgtgctcgactgcatattattttggttaagtccaatctctgcatatctagttcgatctggttacaGGGCtcatccgatcgactaagattaataagtaacttggtagatcacgttggtctaatatttagtttaactatatttctatcaagtttctagccgatccaggtttttttacagccgatcattcatcttatcggctaaccattgcagcatcaacatccgatcagcTGGAtttttagttacctatcggctcaatagctgatcggcttgttttactatttatcttgtcagttgcagaatcaaactgactggcacgcccgcgcaccttctaagatttaggtcaTGCACTGAAAAATTAACTcgcaggccttcgtgtgtgacgcgTCAACGTTCATATTTTCACATCCATGATCGTTGGTACATAAAGCCGTtagaaaatcctaaaaaattcGCTTCCTTCAACAAGAAGTCGAACCCAGGAACTTAGGAGCTACTAAGACTCTTATAACCACTAGACTACAGGCCCTTTCACTAATTGTTGGTACTTGTGGTGTTAGGCCAAAATAGTTGTGTTGTGCATCTTGGGGCTCATATTCCTTCGATTACTAAGATAGTCGAGGTTACCTAACGAGTAACGGGATAGGTACCACACGAACGTTTTCATATCCGCTTTACCTAACGTGGATGATATTTTACTGTAAAAAACTTGTGAATATTGCTCATGTCCTATCCTCGTACCCTAAATAGGTCAAATACGCGCAGGTCTCGGTATTGGAGGCCCGCTGCCATCCCTACTCGGCAGGCAGTCTATAACGTATTTGAGCACCTAATGAAAGAATATGCGTTGCGGCGTTGCACTTCACACGTTATAACCGTGCATGAATAGTTTAGGGGCGCGGCTGTCCTCTTATTGAAAAAAGGACAGACAaacagagagaaagagagtatAGTTTAGGACCCCATCAGCACGTGCTAACCACTCTCTGATAAACAAAACATGTGCCTCCCACCGAAACGCACAACAACGGACCGCCCTCCAAGTTCGAATCTTTCGGGATTTGCAAGCTGCATGCATCCGATCGAGGATGGAGCCCTGCATGGAGAATTGGAGATCACACAGAACATTTCgtttcgtttttcttttttccccctgAAAAACCGATCATTTCACTCCACTGAAGCAGCTGGCAAATTCCTAGCAGCAAAAAGCTTCTTCTGTCGGTATACTAATCCGGTTTCGACAGGTCAACCGCCCCCTGATTGTTCCAGACTTCCAGTGCGCGCCGTGATCATGATTTGTGACATCATGGAACGCTTGAATTCAAAGCAAACCCCCACAATGCTTTCTTGGCATTGACACGGAAGCAATGATCAGATCAACCTGTGCATAACACTACACCCAAATCTTCTCTTCATTTCACATCTCCCTTTCTTTTCGTTCGTtgcgaaaaaaaatatgtttatttcaAGATTTTCGTATTGATACAAACTTACATTTTGTGATATGAACTAAAAACatgtaacaattaattaactcaAAAAGAAATGCGTACATTTTGTGGTATAAAACTAGAAGCAACTAATTTGTACACACATGATCGCAGAATATTTACACTTGATCATgcattagtaattaattaattaacgagTGCTCGGTCAAAACTGCAAAGAGAGGAGACCTTCACCGGACGGCAGAGGCGACGGTGTGGGCCCAGAGGCGGAGGTGCTGCTTCaggtcggcgccgtcgccggccggcgggaTCCTCCAGTTGCGTAGCATCgtcctcacctcctcctcctcgtcgtcccaCGCCTCTGACAAGTATGGCCGCCTTGGGGCTGAGGATGAGGCGGTGCCGGCCGGAGCAGAGCTGGTCCGGCGAGTAGATTCCACCTCGgcggacgccgccgctgcggccgTAGCGGTTTTGGTGTCGTCTTCGTCCGAGCGACGCCGCCGGAGGCCCGGCACGATGGACGCGAGctcggcgtcgacgtcgtcctcgGAGAAGGTGAACCCGAGGTCCTGTAGCCCCTTCACCTCCTCGAACTCCAGCTCCGACATGCTCCGCCCccgcctctgccgccgcctcccgggCCGCCGcatcgccggcctcctccgctccagcagcggctgcggctgcggctgcggctgggGCGCGGGCAGCCCGTCCTTCCCGGACAGTATCGTCTCGAGCCTGGCCCGGTGGCCGTCGGGGATCCTGAGCGGCTCGAGCGCcccgaacgccgccgccgtcgcctcgtgGCTCCGCGTCCGCCGGTGCCGGAGCATCCCCGACGGAGACCTCTTcacctctctcccctcctcctcctcccgccgcggcTCCACCGGCGGAGAAGAAGCCACAGGCGGCGCGACCGCATCGGCTTGAGCTGCAGCCGCACaggggggaggagagaggagcacGAGGCGGCGGAACCAGCACGCGTCGTACAGCGAGAggacctccgccgccgccgccgcatcgcgCGGCCGCTCCATTCGGGCaagcgagcgagagagagagagaggcttcGGTGGCGGCGGGAAGGGTTGGTTGCGTGGATGGAgttggcgcggcggcggtggcggcttaTATACAGCCCCAGTGTGTCGTTCGTCGGGTCGGGGCGCCGTCACACGGCAAGACATTTTCGTACACGGGGAAAACGGGGTCAGCGACTCAGCGTGCAGCGAAAGCTTCCGCCCCGCCCCCGCGGCCCGCGTCTCTGCAGGTGGGACCGGGTCGTCTCTTCGGTACGGGTATGTACTATGTACTTCGACTTGTATTATACGGCTCTGTATATACGTATGCTTTGGGGATGGGCGATGGTTTTGCGAAGCGTTCGTGCGGTGATTACGTCACGTCACGTGGAGCCGTGCGAATTTTGATTCAACGCGGCGAAGGTGGTGTTGGGATAAGTGtcacgtttgaccggatgtcgaaagaggttttcagacacgaatgaaaaaataaatttcacggctagcctagaaaccgcgagacgaatcttttgagcctaattaatctgtcattagcacatgttagttattgtagcacttatggttaatcatgaactaattaggctcaaaagattcgtctcaagatttttacataactgtgtaattagtttttttgttcatctatgtttaatgctttatttaggtgtccaaaaattcgatgtgatatttttgaaaaaaattttggaaactaaacaatgccAAAGTCTATCTAGGTGGTGTTtacattgagaaaatttttaggagaagtgtcacgtcaaatgtttaattGGATGtcgaaggggttttcggacacgaatgaaaaaacgaatttcatggctagcctggaaaccgcaagacgaatcttttgaacctaattaatccgtcattagcacatgttggttactgtagcacttatggttaatcatgaactaattaggcttaaaagattcgtctcaagattttttacataactgtacaattagttttttggtttatctatgtttaatgctttatttaggtgtctaaaaattcgatgtgatgtttttgaaaaaaattttgaaaactaaacaatgccaAAGTCTAtctaggtggtgtttagattgagaaaatttttgggagaagtgtcacgtcaaatgtttaattGGATGtcgaaggggttttcggacacgaatga contains the following coding sequences:
- the LOC121054761 gene encoding uncharacterized protein LOC121054761 produces the protein MERPRDAAAAAEVLSLYDACWFRRLVLLSPPPCAAAAQADAVAPPVASSPPVEPRREEEEGREVKRSPSGMLRHRRTRSHEATAAAFGALEPLRIPDGHRARLETILSGKDGLPAPQPQPQPQPLLERRRPAMRRPGRRRQRRGRSMSELEFEEVKGLQDLGFTFSEDDVDAELASIVPGLRRRRSDEDDTKTATAAAAASAEVESTRRTSSAPAGTASSSAPRRPYLSEAWDDEEEEVRTMLRNWRIPPAGDGADLKQHLRLWAHTVASAVR